CATTATCTGCACTGTATCGTGTCGTGTGATGAATGAAGCATGTAACTTACGTGTAGGTCCTGGCGTAGAAACCTCGCCAGTCGACTATGCTCTTCACCTACGAAGAAGagtaaatatttatcaaataattaacaTTTGTACCAGACATGCGTTCATTGAGCTCACAATTCGAATCAGTAGAATAACAAACATTTCATATAATAGAAAGTGATAGCTATGAAGATATAATAAGCCCATCTGGCACCCAAAGACTAGAGTTTTCCCGTAATTTTGATCGATCAAGCTATCTAAAAGGTAGAAAAGCATTACCTCACTGCTAGATAACCCATGTAACGAATCTGTAAGTCCATCTCCTGCACAAGAAAATAATCATAGCACACAAATGTGAAGTTTCAACAGATAATCGGGGACTTGGTGTATAATCAATCAAATCCTCTGCAAACAACTATGACTACTTGTTCATGCATGAAGATAATGTCACAAGAATTTTGGTAGATCAAGAAAGCACAGTGATCATTTTTCCTAGAGACTTAAAATCTTTGTAACACACCAAAGAATGcgggaaaataaaaatttgtaccTGTAAAGTTGCCAGAAACAAATGCACGAGAAGCATCTCTGAGTACAAGAATGACATGAAAAAAGATTCCCATCAGCGAGAAACAtgcaaaaaaactatatataagaaaCATATGAGAGAGTCTCTCCAGTCCACATATattgataaaacaaaaacaaaccttCCAGCAAAATGATTGTAACCTCCTCCACTACCGTAATGAGATTTCCCTTTGGTGACATCATATACAGATCTGTATCCcaatatgtacatatatatatctatactcTAAGTTGTTCAAAAGTGCCAGCCAGACATACGTGTGTTACTTTGCACAAGGAAGAAGACTTACCCAAGAATCCCTAAGAGTATAGGTAACGTTTCATCAGTGCCATTGTACAATGCCAATTCTTCAGCAGAAAACAACCTCTTTTCAATTTGGAAGCAaataacacaacaacaacaacaacaacaaaaagtatCAAAACTGGAggctttcaaaaaaatttaagctCAAATTCAAGACATGACACATCATAACATCGCTTAGTTACTTAAAACTCAGACACATATACCATATGGGAACATAACAAACGCAGACACAAACTTCATTAGTTTAAAGGACTTTTGTCAAATTAGTACGCAAGTGGAGGTAACAAAAGTAGCAGACGTTAAAGACTTTTTATACAAGATTTCGAGTGTGCAGAGCAGCAGAGAGAAGAAAGGTGAGAGAGAGTACTTGGCTGTGTTGTGGAGGAGACTTGAAGGAAGATCTGAAGTAGAGAGCCAAGAGAACGACGATCAAGCTGACACCTACGAACGGAGATAGCAAGATTCTCCTCAACGACATCATCGTTTTGGATCCGATCTGCGTTTTGTATGCGAAAAGTCTCCAAAACCCCCCACCCACAGACGCTACGAAGCACTTATTGGATGTGAGGGCTTAAAATCAAGGACAAAAAGTTAATGAATTAAATCGCAATAACTGAAATGTACAGGGTGTGATTAGTGACTTTCCTAGGGATTTCGAGTTTCGGGGAAAAaggtaaaaattaaaataaataggaaTTTTAACTGTTAAACCCCTAGAACAAATTTGTTTAGGGTAAAAATtcttaaactaaatatttaacgaaaaaacctcaaactaactttatttaatgaattaaatccTCGCATatcataattaccattactaccagtaaatttttagtttatggatttctacattaagtaaacatagttaaagagttttgcttttaaaataaaaaaaaatcctaaatataaaaacattatctaaaaattagtaactttaattttcaaaattagcatttttaaacatttctgtaaatatatgagtctgatttgttttaaaattaacaatatatgtataaattaaaaaagtaaaaacccaaaaatataacaaaaattatctaaagatttaccTGTAATAAAATTACGACaagattaaaaatgtaaaaaacaagaaaattacatttttagtttataaatatataatgttgatgttaaaaacacatcaaactcatatatttacaatttgtttttaaaaaattctaattttaaa
This Brassica napus cultivar Da-Ae chromosome C6, Da-Ae, whole genome shotgun sequence DNA region includes the following protein-coding sequences:
- the LOC106402546 gene encoding membrane-associated progesterone-binding protein 4 isoform X1, translated to MMSLRRILLSPFVGVSLIVVLLALYFRSSFKSPPQHSQRLFSAEELALYNGTDETLPILLGILGSVYDVTKGKSHYGSGGGYNHFAGRDASRAFVSGNFTGDGLTDSLHGLSSSEVKSIVDWRGFYARTYTPVGKLVGRYYDRQGNPTKHLKGAEAKASRGAQLMEKQKIEEDKQKNCNSRWSQDEGGEVWCDVGVPRLVQRPLEIAITGSMSKRCACFEEDQLDQSGLEIYKDCEPLAKTCKV